From the genome of Lemur catta isolate mLemCat1 chromosome 25, mLemCat1.pri, whole genome shotgun sequence:
GGCGGGGCCTCACCCGCGGGCGGCGCGGCATCATGTCCCCCGGCAGCAAGGTGAAGACCGAGTACATGAAGAGCTACCGGGAGCCGCGCTGGGAGGAGCACGGGCGCTACTACCGCGAGCTGCTGCACTACCGCTGGGGCCGCCGGCTGCTGGAGCAGGCGCACGTGCCCTGGCTCTGGGACGACGGGGGCCCTGCCGGCGCCTCGGACCACTGGGCGTCCTCGGAGTCGTCGGGCGCCGGGGCCCCCGCGCCCCAGGGCAGCCCGGCCCTGCCCCCGCCGTCCGAGGAGCCCGCGGCGCGGGACGAGACGGGGCCGCAGGTGCGCGGGTCCCCGGAGGAGGAGCGCGCGGAAGCCGGGCACGCCAAGGCCGCGGACGCGCCTCTGCCAGGTACTGGGCCTGGAGGGGCACGcgcttccttttgtttttccgGGCAGACGGGGATTCCGCCTCCCTTGACAAAATAGGGACGGTGTCAGCCGCGCCTCCGCCTTCCCACCCTTCCGCGCGCTCCTTAATTATCCGGCTGTTGGTCGCGCCCGCAGTGCCCTGGCCAAGTCCACGTCTCTCCTCGCGGG
Proteins encoded in this window:
- the LOC123627425 gene encoding centriole, cilia and spindle-associated protein is translated as MSPGSKVKTEYMKSYREPRWEEHGRYYRELLHYRWGRRLLEQAHVPWLWDDGGPAGASDHWASSESSGAGAPAPQGSPALPPPSEEPAARDETGPQVRGSPEEERAEAGHAKAADAPLPALPANDVEEKPEQLRKETDKLPTSVKPRQRRSALFARGNRKAVKSPQSSSIKVKEEKCPFALYGCGEKQLVTGSQKTHNVCASAPEHEIHESALRAKNRRQVAKRKFAAQS